TTAGACCgtgtggttgtaaagtggtcCGGAGTACCATGTGGCGATACTCCTGGACTATTCTATAATTACTCCTATATATTTTATCGAGTTCAAAAAGGTAAATACATTAGTATCATAGTATAATTAAGGTGAAAAAAGCTCAGATCATGAGCCCTAAGGGCTTGTCTGATAGGTTGGTGAGTTTGCTCTCCGCAAAATTGattagggttttatttttgaGGTCATGTTGCAATGTAAATTTCCAAACTCTGGTGTGGATGGTCTGTCTTTGACTGGAACGGCGAGAGAATTATTAATCGAGATACATGTAAGCTGACCTGGATACCCCTGAGTCCCTGACCGTAgaataaaaaagagaggagaagcTCAGATCATGTCCATTTTAACAGCGTACTATTTGCGTGCATAATGAGATCGAAAATTAatccttctttttattttttagttaggaaaaaaattacagGTTACGATAAAGCGATGAAACCCAATTGGTTAATATTGGATAAATATAGGCCAGTTTgcaattgttgttgttgttgtctgAGAGTCTTTTATCACTTTCTTAATAGTAGAAAGTTACAGCTTACACTTAGATGTAAACCAATTGGTTAATCTTTAATTAGGAGTGGTACAACATTTGCAACCAAAACGACAATTAAGTTGCCCTTTACCCAacccttttgtttagttggTTGATATTGAAAGATTATATATAGCTTTCTATGGAGTAATTAATCCAACTTAGCAACTTTTTTACTCGGTTGATATGGAAAGGATATGATTAATAAAGAGACCTTATCCGATCCCTGGGCTTCtgacattttctttttgatgtcAAAGCCAATAAAAGAAGACTAGTATAACAATCACATTGGATTCGTaaccaaaatcaaaccaagctaGTACATAAGAATCTAATAAGTATGTATTGATCTagtataaaaaataagttaggggtgaaaattttaacttaaaaaagtACTATATAAAACATGTAGTACTAATATATACTCCATCTATCCCTATTTTGTAGTCCCAGTTAGCACTTTTTGATGTTCTAAAAATATTATCCCACTTCCAAACCAAAAGGTTTATAATTAATGAAAACCTACTTTACCCTTCTACTTTTGAATCAATAgtacttaaaataaaatttaaaaagcgATGATTGAAGGGTAGAATGGAAAAATGTGGTGATTCGACATGCAATGATTATGTTCTCTTATATAGTTGAAATGGTGTGATTTTGACATTTCACTTTATGTTTTGTAATCTAACATGATCAAGACATAAAGTGGAGTGCCATTGACTAAAAGTGAAGTGCCaaaattaatttcttaattcaaatctcaaaaaattattaaaaaatgaggacggaaggagtatttttaTTGCTTCAGCAggatttgatactttttttttaatcttcgcAAGATTTGATACCTTGATCTCTCTGGAGAAACTATATTCCAGGATTGGAGAAACTCTCTCCTACTCACCTGAGCACTATCTTTCCTCTCCCTATGCTCGGATTTAGGCCGTCCAAATTacatttggacggctcgaatgggCTACTGGGTACCACGTGGATTATACCCAATTTGCACTAGAAAATTTCTCCCAATAGTGCACCATTGTGTAGTGCGCATGTAAAGCGACAAATAATCATCGATCTCATCAATTAACGATCCAGATCAAAAATCATATATCAACCATTTATTGTCAAAATCGATGGTCCGTATGCAATCTACAGGGTATCTTACATAGGATTGCATTACAAAATTTCCTAATCTCCTTTGACAACCCAGAGAATTGGGAAAGGTCGTTTACCCCAAGAAAAATGGACGACAACTGGGAAAGGTGGGCTCATTCCGGTTGGAAAAatgtaaagtaaaaaaaaaattgacaaaaaaaaaaattcttaaagtgcgcatgaacggctcagattcactcACAGTGAATCtcagtgaatctgagccgttcatgcacattttaagggtctttttttgttcattttttttatccctaGCACAGCCCTTCCGTTTGTCCACGTACGTATTTAAgtgcaatatttaaaaagcaGAAATGAATCAAAGACCGACAAAATGCCAGCAATTACCTGGagttaaataaacaaaaaagtgaaataaaagaCCAAACCCAGCCGATGAGTAAGCAGACCTTTTTTATGGAGTATTTAAGGAAGGAAAATAGACAGAGACAAGTTTAgaattaaacaaacaaatcatgACAGCAAAGACCCAAATCAACAAAGCCACGATCCCAGAATCcacgaaataaaaaaaaatagtaccaaTACACAAAATAATACCactacgcaaaaaaaaaaaaggagtgagtTGTTCACGACACACATCCATCGTACAAGAAATACACAAAATAATACCACTACACCAAAAAAGGAGTGAGTTGTTCACACGACACACATCCAAAAATCGTAAAAGACGTTTCCGGCTCATATGCACCCAAAAAGGGCGTGTATCCGCGTTGTCCCTTCTTACTTCCCACACTCTCATTGAACAGATGAGGAAATTCCCTTCCAGGCTCCTAATATCCTCTCAGGCCATTGATTGTAAATGTTGGTACAAGATTTCCAACATGTTGGAAAATGTTACAATTCCGGCCAAGCTACAATCCTCATCGACAACCCAAACATAATTGACCCGGTGCGAGATTGCCTGAATCATCACTGCCGCTAGCGAACTCCATGGGTGGCACACGATCGCCTCTGCCCTCCTCACCATCCTCGCCGAATAGCTACTTGACCTACTGTACCGCCCTGATCTCGGCAAGGATGACGACGATTCCTCGTCGGACGAGGACGAGAACGAGGACAAACTGGAGGAAACATTGGAGGAAATGGTGAATTCCTCTAACATTCCTTCCAATTTCCTGTCCTCCAACCTCGCCTTCACGACCCTCACTAGTTCCTCAGGGGGACCACCGCAGTCTATGTAAGCCATTAGGTCCCCAGCTGAGAGGGTCGTGATTGCGGCCGCGACCATTTCGTCGCAACAGACGAGGGTGAAGGGAGATATCTCCCCAATCAAAATACCCTCGTCATCGACGACAGCCACCGATGTCTGTTCAGCTAGGGAGCTTGAAATGGCTCCGACTGCTGAGGCGGCGGGCGAGTGGTACCGAATTGACAAGAATTCGGTGCTGATTGCGCCGAGTGTGTCAATAGACAGGGCTGGGAGTGGGGTGAAGACGCCGATTGAACTGAGGAGGAATCGGATCACGTCTTCTTGGGTTAGCCAACAGAATTCACGGCCGTTATGAGCAGTGGGATTAGGTGATGATTTTTGTAGCTTTCTTCTAGGGTTTATCTTTATTGGCACCACGAGATTTTGGGCTCCTTGGAGGATTAGATCAATGGCTTCCAATAAActgcaaaggaaaaaaaatcacggACGTTAACtctatttgaaaaataattcagtATGCTGAACCCAAACACTGGATCTAAGACATAAAATTGCAAGAACGCAGggcagaacaaaaaaaaaaaaaaaaactcttagtTTGATTGAACACTGATACGGAGAGAGATGTACGGACATATATATATGAGGACATATATATATGAGGACATATATTGGCCAGAATCGTTGGATACACGTAAACCCACCACAATGCACATAAAATCTACCCCCATTAAAACGAGTGTTGACACATTTATTTCAGAACATATATGTCGTCTAGCAATACTACGAACAAAACTTCATAGTATAGCTCCAGACACAATTGTATCCAAAGACCTACACATGTGCTCATAGTCGGGCCCTAATACATCGAACGACTCTCATTGACTGGAGCAGTGTTTTTAATTGaatggggatggtgttgtgcagtggtgtgcgcagcactgTGCTgcacacctccgagccgtcggatgcacgatccaacggctcggaAGTGCACAGCACAACACCAAGCCAAAGTCCATTTTTAATACCGTGCCGGTTAAAGTAGTGGTTTTTCTACGGGTATGTTAGTATAAGTGGGATACCGACCACCGAGTAACATTTTAGATTTATCACTATCAGTATTATTTCTATGCATAAGAAAAATTAGCATAAAACATTCATTTTACCaaagaaaaattaaactaaaaatggTTCGTTACTAGCTGGTATGGACCCGTATCGGCCTGTACGAACCGAATTTTGGGACCAACAGGTTTTTAAGCCGAAATAGAATGCCGGATTTGGTAAAAAGAGGTATGCACCAGCTGGTACTGTACGAGATTCAAAACTCTGGTCCGGAGCTGTGTTACTAGActgtttgttttcaaaaattgttgaaTTCAACAGAGTTCCTAAATAATTTTCCACCATCTTATGATTGCACAATTCATGCTTAAATCAAACTCTGAAAAATATAAATCAGAAGAAGATAACCACTATGAACAGACAAACAAATTTATGAGCAATCCAACACAAAGCatggaaacaaacaaaaaagtctgactcagagagagagagagagagagagagagagtttatcCTTAATACTACCTCGAAGAGGGTTCCAAATGCCTGACCCGACCCGGGACTTTCGAAACCAGTACAGAAACAGGGGACTTGAGAGCCGACGACGGAGCCAACAAATTCTCTTCTCTACAGAGATGGCAAATGACGTCAACCATAGAAATCTTCCCGACGCATCGGCAGTCGTCGACGGCGTCGTTTTTGTCTGGCGAGGAGTGGTCACAGTTCCATACGCTGACGCAGCCGTCCTCGGAGTATCTGATGGCAGAGACGGCGTCGGCGAGGGTGGCGGAGACGGGGAGGGACCTCAGCGGCGGCTTGCCGAGACAGAGGTCGGATACCTCGTACGCAAGCAAGCGAACTGCCATACAAAGAGGGAGTCCCTTTTTGGGAACAGAGGAAGGCCTAAGAAAgttttgcagagagagagagagagagagagggagagagagtttggAGGAGTGAGTTGGAAGGGGACAGAGTGGGGGTtgtgttggagagagagagatattaaTGCATGTATTTATAGCCAGCTGTTACAGCTAATACACGAAAAATTATACTCCTATTTATGACCATGGGCAGATCCCTGTGCCGAAAATTTATATGTGCCTCTGTGCTACTGCTGAAGCATGTTTGGCAGTTGAATTATTTGTTCAATGGCCAAAAAACTGTCTGACACAGTTGTACAAGAATTTTTGGGATGGAAGAGATCGAACCCATGGGCACCGCCGTGTTGTTCCAAATTCTTTTTTCACCGCTAATATGTGAACTCAAAATGGAGTATTGAAACATAGTTACCCTACCATTGCTCTTGTGTAAATTTCACTGCAAAGTATGCACGATCTCAAACAAATGTGtagaagagaaaattttggggCACTGACTCCGGAGGCATGGAATATTACTCCTAATGCATGCTGAATAATTACTACTCTCTAGTCCCACTTTCATAGTCTCTCCGTGCAATttcagataaaaataaataaagtattttagttcataattttttgaattcttttgCAATAAATTAAATAACTAATCGAGATTTTtaatggaaattgatatttgcgCTCTTTTTTTTGAAGCAAGCGCCccattttgttcatgaagttattagtaacttcacgttTAAAAATGGAGTgcatgcataaaaaaaaaagagcgcgaatatcaattctcTCTTTAATTTGGCGCgaacaaactcaaaaaattactcGTCTTTTCGTAAGAGACTATCATTTTAGTGCAGAGGGATTGGTATTTAGTTGTCTTGGAAAAAATTTATAGAATGCTCCAATGCTCATGGGGTACCCTACATTGGTGCGAGGTCCAAAAAATTGCTCGACGACATTGAATAATCTCTCATCTTGAGCAACCCTCAGCCCATCAATTTCGAGATATACGTTTTATGGGGTACATAATCATATTAGTGGACCTATCAGAATGTGTGATGTGGAAGGGTATTGAAATATAACGATAGAATATATCCTGAGTCTTATTTTATAGATCTCGGTGTATAAATCAATATGTATCATGTTGAATTAATTTTCTTAGAATAATATAAACCATCAAAATTTCTGATCATCTATTCTGACCTATCAAATctatttgttttcttaaatAATCTACTTCTGGGCTATGCAAAAGGCAAAATTTCGATgaataaaaccaaaccaatgtTTAACTCTCGTGGTCCTTGCGTTATCTTATCTTCATttcaattcaaaaacaaaaacaagaactCCTCTTGTGGTTTTCTTTGGAAGTATAAGGTACAGTCAAAGTACCAAAGGATGGTGGGGCCTGCTAATTCTTGATTCTATTAGGCAAATATAATTGGAATCGTTAAAGAAGAAATAtaagagtgcaattttgttatTCACAGGGTAaacattactctcatttttattggttgaaatagtgtaAGTTCTACCCGTGTAATATACTTTTAGGtcagcatgacatcactttatggtAGGATCCACGTACTTTGTAGTGAGATCCACTCCATTCCAATAAATAAAAAGGAAGGTAATGTTTACCTTCTTAAGCGGAGATCGGAGGGcgaacaaaactcaacttgcTAGTCACAGTTCaaggagcttttttttttttttctctctttcccccGGGTGTTCAATGAGTATTAACTGTGCGACgataaatttttgggtgccaataGGGTACCCGCTGGCACCAATACCTAGTACCCTTTACccaattaggccccgttccgctttctttcaaaaccatatttttcaaaaagaaggtaattttaaactcaaatataacgaaaatgaaaatttttaaattctttttgtaccgttctatcaaataagatctaaattgataggaaaattatttgaataaacatataattttttactttaaaattattttttttttcttaaagttttttttttttttttgaaagtggaACGGCCTCTTACTAGTTACTACCGATTCGAAAGATGTCAGTGATTTGGCCGCGTTAGATGATGACAATTGAAGACTAACGGAACCAAAACTTCcgtctatttctctctcttctcacacGAATCTAGAAATACTATGGGACCGGATCCCCTCAATTTGCTCCAAATcagtttggttcatttagtGGACGGCTCAAGAAGTAGATCcggaaatttattttcttggaCCAATTCAAAAACCATTGATCAGTGTATTCTCTCAAGAACAATGAAATATACTATAGAAGGGAGAGAAACCCATTTTTCCCCAAGAACAATGAAATTGGGTGCCCAATCAACAATgaacctagtttttttttactcctAAGATTTGTTCCTCTTCCTGTTTCAAGATCTACGAGGGGAACcctttttttgcccaaaaacaGTGAAATCGGATGCCAATTAATGATGAACCCAGTTTTGTTTTACAAGGTTTGTGCCTATTCTTTCAAGAGATAAAATTATACACGGAGGGGCCGCGTAAAGGGTTTGTGCGGCAAAGCTCTGTATAATTGACACCTCACCTATTcttcctctttcattttttcttttggcacCCTATGGaccaaaaatttgattatgagagtttgacataaaaattaattatgaccctttagaataaaatgatcagaaaaataagatcttcacattggtttaaacggattgaaaattggagcacttaattttttaaagtttcaaaaaattaagtgctcaaattttcaatctgtttgaactagtatgaagatcttatttttatcatcatattattctagaggttcaaaattacttttttctctagagctctcataattaaatatctactctatagggtcccaaataaagagtagatatttaattatgagagttttggagacaaaaattaattatgaccctttagaataatatgatgataaaaataagattttcatactggttcaaacggatttaaaatttgaacacttgctctaatttttaatccgtttgaaccagtgtgaagatcttattcttctgatcattttattttaaagggtcataattaatttttgtttctaaaactctcataatcaagtttctagTCCATAGGgtgccaaaagaaaaaatgaaagaggaagAATAGGTGAGGTGTCAATTATTCAGAGCTTTGCCGCACAAACCCTTTACACGGCCCCTCCGTGTATAATTTTATCTCTTCTTTCAAAAGTTAGAGCTAGAAAAGATTGGTTTCTTGACTTTCTTCTTtcaaaagttagagagagagagagagagagagagagattttcttGGAGAAAGATATGCAcgtgagaggaaagagaaattTTGACGGGAGTTAAATTCTGGGGCCCTAAAATTCTGCCGTTTCATTTCATGGGTCAATTGCTACCGTGCGCACTTACCCACAGTAACTGACATGGAAGAGTTTTGTCATAACCTGATTGGTGGAAGGTACCACGGTATTGGTGCCAGCGTGGTACCCTACGCCTTTTGCCAAGGAAAAAGGCGGGTTGAATTGAATCAGCACAGCGATTCCCGATCGACGGGAAAATCCATTCAACAAAAATGTTCGGACTTATGCCATAATTAACCCGATCGAGGAGGGATTTTTTATCCGTCGACACGTCGTAGACTTCGTCATCAGGCCTCCACCAAGGAAAATTAACTTGAGAAGGTTTCCGTTAGTTCCATTTGacagtaagagcatctccaacgagAGATGTCAAATTCTACGTTGACGTGTTAACGGTAAAATTTGACACtaaaattcaatccaacccaACAACCTTCTTTGATGCTAATTCCTACGTGGATTTGAAGGCAAACCTTCTCATGCCAACTTTGACAACCTCCTTCATCCatgccaaattttaaaaaatgacagtTTGAATAATATAATTGACATAAGAATTGACATTAAGAGTTGGAGAGGGATAGCTTGAtgttaaataaatataatttggcATAAGAGTTGGaaatgaatgatttgatgtcaaattggagatgctctaacattTACAGCTCATTGCATTAAGTTGAGGCGGCAAGCTGTAATTGTTGGGGAGCACCACATGGGACAGTTGACGTGGTAGTCTAGgactactgaataattttcccttcCATACCTAATAGTTTTGAATGTGGGCAAGAGTATGATTTTACATATCAACTCACTTAGGCAATTGTTGATTATGGAGATGCATAATAGATCCtttaaatacacacacacacacaatacccaAACTCTCGATGTGGGAGACTACCCAACTGACGCAGACCCAAAAGTCTTGTCACTAAAGAGTGGCACCACAACAGAAGGCCCAAAAGACCTGTACCAGAGGTCAAACACTCAAACCACAATGGTTGGGAAAGACTTGATTGTTCCATACCCAATAGTTAATGATCATCACGTATGCATAAAATTTAACCAAGTGGGGCTCACCTTTTTAATTCGTCCGAGTGGGCACTCAAACAACAGCATCACAACCATGGCATAATTAAGCATCAGGTAGTACTGGTGATTAACATTAAGCAAACTTAATTAGGCACTAGCTACTTGTAGAGTCAGTTAATTCCAACAGATACTCTTTAAGCTATACTAGCAAATTGCATGGACATGGTCGATCATGTTTGTGTAGTTGGCGTGCATAATGCATATACCATATATGCCATGTGCCAAACATGAATCAATGAATAACAATTAATTGCCCTCATGCATGAGCTCCAACCAATAATGTGCAAGCTGCTTCATAATTGGTGTTTAGTAATCAGGCATCTAggtcagcttacgcgcacccCAACTAATTATGAGAAATCAATTCCACCGCTTACTTGTCTCTATTTAAAGGGAGAGcaaaactttgaaattttgagatctaatgagggaaaaaaaaacccttaattCTCTGGCCTTCACCACTAGGCCAATCTTTGGGATTGAAGAACCACTAAATTGGAATTATTTTTGCATATGATTTCGACATGGTTAATGTTCTCGACAAATTCTGAAGAAATTCTGAATTATCGAAATGATTATGACAAAAGtgataaacaaacaaaagggtACCCTCTATTTCTTTTTGGAGAGTTGGAGAGGACCTTTTCCCTGGTTTGAGATCTACCATGACATCTAAGAATCCTATTGCTTTTCCACCCACTACCTAAATTATAGCCCACCATGTAAACCTTTTTCTAGAAAATGCTATAAATGGATGATCTCCAAAAGCCCTTAGTGGAAAAGGGCCTTGGAAGAATTAGGGTGTGTTCCAGAAAGGaattaagaacttattttttgttgaataagaaggatTGTTtcgaaaaataagaagggtggtaattattttggtagaatttatataggtatcAATGGGCgccgggagggaaatcgtaccggtggccgcgccgggccgtctcgggccaccggacggccgatccgagccgtccaaaaattctataaaaaaaacccgagggggcttacgcgagaatcaatggcatccgaggtgtgtagggtgcttgatccgagcaccccttttccgtgtatatatgaggatcggtcgtccggtggccggagatggcccagCGAGGCCGCgcgtacgatttccctccgccggcgcccattatcatagcaacagtcttattttttgtataaggcaacttcaagctcaaaaatcatgtgtttacgcaaataattttcctaccactatggatcttgtttgatagatctcattgagatctttaatacggtcaaaaaaattgaatttttttttcatttacattatttttgagtttgaaaatgtgaaataaactttttaagaaggattttgtggaatgccccttcttatttttaattagAAGtggtaaaataaatatttattttttaaaaaagtttccggaacggagcatTATTTTATCTCCAAAAGTGCAAAATGGGTCCTGCCTCTTGCTTACTCATTGTTCATAAATTTTGGTGGACCTTTTTCCTATCTTAACTCCTCGTCAATTAATTGTTAAAATAAAGGGGGGCAATAATGACTAGTAATTTAGGTAGGAGTATATTTACTCACCAATGCTAGAGTAGACACTAGACACTATAATACTGGGTTTCTGGGTGCTTTTGAAAAAGGAAGACCAGGGCCATCATCACGCATGAGATTATTTTAAATTCTTGGTCAAACTGTGATCTGTTTTTCTTTATGATATGATCCTCAACTTCTTGATCTGTTTGATTAAATAATGAAACacatacttataaaaaaaaaaaaaatgaaacacatCTTGAAGTTGGGCTGAGGGCCTTGGATGCACGTACGACAGAAAAAGAAGCGAGAATTAATTAACATATTGGTGTTGGACGGAAGACCTGATTCGGTTTTGGTTGTGATTCGCTAAGAGTTCAAGGTTTAGGGGCAGAGAGTTCTCGAAATTTAAATAGGGGTACCATGGTTATTAATGATGTAAACATTGTAATATAAATACTTGCTATACGCAGTAGTCGATGTAACTTGTACTTTTTATTAGCTCTATAAATAGTAGAACTGGTGCAAGTCATGGATGTATTCAACAAACTATGGGAAATCAATGtgttttatgttatttattattattagtagtATTATTACTATTACGAGCACTACTGCTCATGCCCGAAAATGAGGCTGAAACGAA
The sequence above is drawn from the Rhododendron vialii isolate Sample 1 chromosome 6a, ASM3025357v1 genome and encodes:
- the LOC131329234 gene encoding CBS domain-containing protein CBSX5 — encoded protein: MAVRLLAYEVSDLCLGKPPLRSLPVSATLADAVSAIRYSEDGCVSVWNCDHSSPDKNDAVDDCRCVGKISMVDVICHLCREENLLAPSSALKSPVSVLVSKVPGRVRHLEPSSSLLEAIDLILQGAQNLVVPIKINPRRKLQKSSPNPTAHNGREFCWLTQEDVIRFLLSSIGVFTPLPALSIDTLGAISTEFLSIRYHSPAASAVGAISSSLAEQTSVAVVDDEGILIGEISPFTLVCCDEMVAAAITTLSAGDLMAYIDCGGPPEELVRVVKARLEDRKLEGMLEEFTISSNVSSSLSSFSSSSDEESSSSLPRSGRYSRSSSYSARMVRRAEAIVCHPWSSLAAVMIQAISHRVNYVWVVDEDCSLAGIVTFSNMLEILYQHLQSMA